attccctttcggggtcgcggggggagctggcgcctatctcagctacaattgggcggaaggcggggtacaccctggacaaatcgccacctcatcgcagggccaacacagatagacagacaacattcacacacacacgaacgccaacatactttttaaatttcctttaaacattttcacaatgacacgtccaatctaaatcaaaattcagtttgatataattccagttttctctttttataactttttttaaattcaagtatattcttacagctttttaagtctttgttcagagaattccatgctttcacaccagcaacagacaaaaggatacatacagcaatgttaatatttggttacatgtcccttggcaatttTCCCtataataaggcgcttttggtagccatccacacccAACTCCgccaaagacccaacctccaggctgataattttaggttgtcctgaataattagGAGGTactcctccttttttattgtcccatttaaagcaccagttccattggcagcaaaacaggcccagagcataaaactaccaccaccatgctcgacggtgggtatggtgttcctgggattaaaagcctcagcttttgtcctccaaacatatttctgggtattgtggccaaacagctccatttttgtttcatctgaccacagaactttcctccagaaggactTATCTTTGTTTCCTTGTCATGTcagatgaatttttttttttagctgtttggccacagtacccagcaatatgtttggaggagaaaatgtgaggcctttaatcccgagaacaccaggcctaccgtcaagcatggtggtggtagtattatgatctgggcctgttttgctgacaatgaaactggtgctttacagagagtaaatgggacaatttgagcagcagcggcggcggcgatgaccaagaagaacgcggagttggaatataattacaacactttatgtacatattcatatacatatttatataatatttagatatttatataatatgtaactacaagctcctttcacagacagagtcccattgcttttattagCGGTCGAGAgggtcaaaagccgaaaaaaaataaataatatatatatatatatatatatatatatatatatatatatatatatatatatttttttttttttggcggccgtaattctttcgtggcgggccaccacaaataaattaatgtgtgggaaaccctggtaaCATTACGGTTGCTATGTAAAAATGATGGTAACATTACGGTTGCTACGTAAAAATGATGGTAACATTACGGTTGCTACGTAAAAATGATGGTAACATTACGGTTGCTACGTAAAAATGATGTTAACATTACGGTTGCTATGTAACATTACGGTTGCTATGTACAAAAGATGGTAACATTACGGTTTCTTTGTAAAAATGATGGTAACATTACGGTTGCTACGTAAAAATGATAGTAACATTATGTTTGCTACGTACAAAAGATGGTAACATTACGGTTTCTACGTAAAAATGATGGTATGGTCACTACGTAAAAAATTGTGGTGACATTACAGTTGCTACGTAAAAAAGATGGTAACATTACGGTTGCTACGTAAAAATGATGGTAACATTACGGTTGCTACGTAAAAATTATGTTAACATTACGGTAGCTATTTAAAAATGATAGTAACATTACGTTTGCTACGTACAAAAGATGGTAACATTACGGTTTCTACGTAAAAATGATGGTAACATTATGGTCGCTACGTAAAAAAATGATGTTAACATTACAGTTGCTACATAAAAATGATGGTAACATTACGGTTGCTACGTAAAAATGATGTTAACATTACGGCAGCTACGTAAAAATGATGGTAACATTACGGTTGCTACGTACAAAAGATGGTAACATTACGGTTTCTTCGTAAAAATGATGGTAACATTATGGTTGCTACGTAAAAATGATAGTAACATTACGTTTGCTACGTACAAAAGATGGTAACATTACGGTTTCTACGTAAAAATGATGGTATGGTCGCTACGTAAAAAATTGTGGTGACATTACAGTTGCTACGCAAAAAAGATGGTAACATTACGGTTGCTACGTAAAAATGATGGTAACATTACGGTTGCTACGTAAAAATTATGTTAACATTACGGTAGCTATGTAAAAATGATAGTAACATTACGTTTGCTACGTACAAAAGATGGTAACATTACGGTTTCTACGTAAAAATGATGGTAACATTATGGTCGCTACGTAAAAAATGATGTTAACATTACAGTTGCTGCATAAAAATGATGGTAACATTACGGTTGCTACGTAAAAATTATGTTAACATTACGGCAGCTACGTAAAAATGATGGTAACATTACGGTTGCTACGTACAAAAGATGGTAACATTACGGTTTCTACGTAAAAATGATGGTAACATTGCGGTTGCTACGTAAAAATTATGTTAACATTACGGTAGCTATGTAAAAATGATGGTAACATTACGTTTGCTACGTACAACAGATGGTAACATTACGGTTTCTACGTAAAAATGATGTTAACATCATACGGTTGCGACGTAAAAGATTAGTTTGTGTCTTTAAACATGATATACTTCATGACCACATTACCTTAATTACTTTCAAACAAAATTGTCACTTATCTTGACTTGTTCGCAGGGGAAAAAACTTTCTTTTCCAGCGCGTCTGATTGAATATAAACACTTTGACAACACGTTGTTTTGTTATTCTTCTTCGACGCAAGCCACCTGCTCAGTGCCAATGCCACAGCATTTAATAGAAGCAGTGCCATCTAGTGTCTAAAATAGGAAGTACAACAACCACAGTTTAAAACGTTATAgaaattgttttttgttgttgttgttgttgttgctggatatagatatttaaatgtattgtaaCCTGTTCTGCCGTGAACCCGGTGTGACTAAATCACGATATAAACTTGTGTGGAAAGCTGTTTGATGGAACGTATTTGGGACATACAGTTTTGTAGGGAAGTGAAAGGCTGTTTGAAAGGCAGTTCTCATGATGCATTCAATGGCacatactattatgttggatccactatggactggactcccatactaatctgttagatccactatggactggactctcactattatgttagatccactatggactggactttcactattatgttagatccactatggactggactctcacactattatgttagatccactatggactggactctcacactattatgttagatccactatggactcgactctcacattactatgttagatccactatggactggactttcagactattttgctagatccactatggactggactctcactattatgttagatccactatggactggactcacacaattatgttagacccactatggactggactctcactattatgttagatccactatggactggactctcactattatgttagatccactatggactcgactctcacattactatgttagatccactatggactggactttcagactattttgctagatccactatggactggactctcactattatgttggatccactatggactggactctcactattatgttggatccactatggactggactctcacactattatgttaaatccactatggactggaatctcgcactatcatgttagatccactatggactcgactctcacactattatgttagatccactatggactggactctcacgctattatgttagatccactgtggactggactctcacactattatgttagatccactatggactggactctcacactattatgttagatccactatggactggactctcactattatgttagatccactatggactggactctcccactatcatgttagatccactatggactggactctcactattatgttagatccactatggactggactctcccactatcatgttagatccactatggactggactctcactattatgttagatccactatagactggaatctcacactaatctgttagatccactatggactggactctcacactattatgttagatccactatggactggactctcatactaatctgttagatccactatggactggactctcactatcatgttagatccactatagactggaatctcacactaatctgttagatccactatggactggactttcagactattttgctagatccactatagactggactctcacactcttatgttagatccactatggactggactctcacaataatatgttagatcgactatggactggactctcacactattatgttagatccactatggactggactctcacactattatgttagatccactatggactggactctcacactattatgttagatccactatggactggactctcacactattatgttagatccactatggactggactctcactattatgttagatccactatggactggactctcacactattatgttagatccactatggattggactctcacaataatatgttagatcgactatggactggactctcactattatgttagatccactatggactggactctcactattatgttagatccactatggactggagtttcagactattttgctagatccactatggactggactctcacactattatgttagatccactatggactggactttcagactattttgctagatccactatagactggactctcacactcttatgttagatccactatggactggactctcactattatgttagatcgactatggactggactctcactattatgttagatccactatggactggactctcacactattatgttagatccactatggactggactctcacactattatgttagatccactatggactggactctcacactattatgttagatccactatggactggactttcagactattttgctagatccactatagactggactctcacactcttatgttagatccactatggactggactctcactattatgttagatcgactatggactggactctcactattatgttagatccactatggactggactctcacactattatgttagatccactatggactggactctcacactattatgttagatccactatggactggactctcacactattatgttagatccactatggactggactctcacactattatgttagatccactatggactggactctcactattatgttagatcgactatggactggactctcactattatgttagatccactatggactggactctcacactattatgttagatccactatggactggactctcactattatgttagatccactatggactggactctcccactatcatgttagatccactatggactggactctcactattatgttagatccactatagactggaatctcacactaatctgttagatccactatggactggactctcacactattatgttagatccactatggactggactctcactatcatgttagatccactatagactggaatctcacactaatctgttagatccactatggactggactttcagactattttgctagatccactatagactggactctcacactcttatgttggatccactatggactggactctcacactaatctgttagatccactatggactggactctcactaatatgttggatccactatggactggactctcacactattatgttagatccactatggactggactctcactattatgttagatccactatggactggactctcacactattatgttagatccactatggactggactttctcactataatgttagatccactatggactggactctcacactattatgttagatccactatggactggactctcacactattatgttagatccactatggactggactctcacactattatgttagatccactatggactggactctcacactattatgttagatccactatggactggactctcacactattatgttagatccactatggacttgactctcacactattatgttagatccactatggactggactctcacactattatgttagatccactatggactggactctcacactattatgttagatccactatggactggactctctcaatattatgttagatccactatggactggactctcactattatgttagatccactatggactggactctcactattatgttagatccactatggactggactctcacactaatctgttagatccactatggactggactctcacactaatctgttagatccactatggactggactctcacactaatctgttagatccactatggactggactctcacactattatgttagatccactatggactggactctcacactattatgttagatccactatggactggactctcactattatgttagatccactatggactggactctcacactaatctgttagatccactatggactggactctcactattatgttagatccactatggactggactctcactattatgttagatccactatggactggactctcactattatgttagatccggtatggactggactctcacactattatgttagatccactatggactggactctcacactaatctgttagatccactatggactggactctcacactaatctgttagatccactatggactggactctcacactaatctgttagatccactatggactggactctcacactaatctgttagatccagtatggactggactctcacactattatgttagatccactatggactggactctcacactattatgttagatccactatggactggactctcactattatgttagatccactatggactggactctcacactaatctgttagatccactatggactggactctcactattatgttagatccactatggactggactctcactattatgttagatccactatggactggactctcacactaatctgttagatccactatggactggactctcacactaatctgttagatccactatggactggactctcacactaatctgttagatccactatggactggactctcacactattatgttagatccactatggactggactctcacactattatgttagatccactatggactagactctcacactattatgttggatccactatagactggactcacactattatgttagatccactatagactggactctcacactattatgttagatccactatggactggactctctcactattatgttagatccactatggactaaactctctcactattatgttagatccactatggactaaactctctcactattatgttagatccactatggactggactctcacactaatctgttagatccactatggactggactctcactattatgttagatcctctatggactggactctcacattattatgttagatccactatggactggactctcactattatgttagatccactatggactggactctcacactattatgttagatccactatggactggacctcacactattatgttagatccactatggactggactctcactaatctgttagatccactatggactggactctcacactattatgttagatccactatggactggactctcactattatgttagatccactatggactggactctcacactattatgttagatccactgtggactagactctcacactattatgttagatccactatggactggactctcacactaatctgttagatccactatggactggactctctcactattatgttagatccactatggactggactctcacaatattatgttagatccactatggactagactctcactattatgttagatccactatggactggactctcactattatcttggatccactatggactggactctcactattatgttagatccactatggactggactctcacactattatgttagatccattatggactggactctcacactattatgttagatccactatggactggactctcactattatgttagatccactatggactggactttcacactattatgttagatccactatggactggactctcacactattatgttagatccactatggactggactctcacactattatgttagatccactatggactggactctctcactattatgttagatccactatggactggactctcacaatattctgCCAgctccactcgatgtccattgcaccttagtaaactttgattgattgattgattgattgatagattgcgGTCTTCTCCAGGCACGTCCACGGTGATCTGCAAGCCTCTGGTGATCGACAAGCAGCTCTTCATCATCGTGGCCCAGCTGTTCGGCGGCTCCCACATCTACAAGCGCGACGCGTCGGCCAACAAGTTCATCAAACTCCAGGGCATCGACATCCTGAAGATCCGCAAGCCCAACGACGTGGAGACCTTCCGCATCGACGGCGAGTCCTTCTTCGTCATGGCCGACAGCTCCAAGGCGGGCTCCACCACCATCTACAAGTGGAACGGCAACGGCTTCTACTCGCACCAGTCGCTCCACCCCTGGTACCGCGACACGGACGTGGAGTACGTGGACATCTCGTCCAAGCCCCACCTCATCCTGTCCAGCAGCTCGCAGAGACCCGTCATCTACCAGTGGAACAAGGGCAGCAAGATCTTCGAGAGACGCACCGACATCCCCGAGATGGAGGACGTCTACGCCGTCAAGCACTTCCTGGTCAAGGCCGAGCTCTTCATCTGCCTGACGCGCTTCATCGGCGACTCCAAGGTGATGCGCTGGGACGGCGCTCTCTTCCGGGAGCTGCAGACCGTGCCCTCGCGCGGCTCCATGGTCTTCCAGCCCTTCTCGCTGGCCGGCTGGCAGTACGCCATCCTGGGCAGCGACTACTCCTTCACGCAGGTCTACCGCTGGGACGCCAAGAAGGGCGAGTTGGTGCACTTCCAGGAGCTCAACATCCAGGCGCCGCGGGCCTTCACGCCCGTCTCCATCGACAACCGCCGCTTCCTGCTGGCGTCCAGCTTCAAGGGGAAGACGCAGATTTACGAGCACCTGGTCATCGACCTGAGCGACTGAGCGTCCGCACTCGCGTGGTCTCCTTTTAACCGAGTGCATTGCGAACACATGTTACGGCGACGGGGTGAGGTCAGGGTTCTTCATCCGTGCATGCCTGCCTTGACGCACCTGGAAGATGAACACTTAGGATGACATCATGCCTTGGGGGACCCCTTTTTGAGTTAAAAACACGACTCTcatgtgtcccaatacttttgtccttgGTGTACAATGCGATTGAGTTGAGCCGCGAAAATCTAACCCCCGTGTCCCAATACTTTCGAACGGCCATCTGGGAAAATATGCCTAGGTCAGCAACTTCAAGAAACAAAAAATGTGACGACAACcctacacactaaaaaatgttgggttaaaaaataacccaattttaacccaaattCTGGGTCAGAAAGGACAAGTTATTTTAACTTAACATTTTGGGTTATTTGTTTCCACCCAACTTTTGCAtttaattatttaaccaaaaaagtTAAGTTTTGATAATTTAATGTTGgtttattcccaacccaactattgggttgaattatttaacccacaagttgagttatgctaactcaaagttggttgattcataacccaacttttgggttgaatttatttaacccaaaagctgATTTAtgttaactcaatgttggtttatTCATAACCCAAACATTGGGTTGAAATTATTTAGCCCAAAAaatttgagttatgctaactcaatgttggttgattcataacccaacttttgggttgaatttatttaaccgaaaagctgagttatgctaactcaatgttggtttatTCATAACCCAACCATTGGGTtgaaattatttaacccaaaaaagttgagttatgctaactcaatgttggttgattcataacccaacttttgggttgaattgaTTTAacccaaaagctgagttatgctaattcaatgttggttgattcataaccaaacttttgggttgaatttctttaacccaaaagttgatttatgctaactcaatgttggttgattcataacccaaccaTTGGGTtgaaattatttaacccaaaaagttgagttatgctaactcaatgttggttgattcataaccaaacttttgggttgaatttctttaacccaaaagttgagttatgctaactcaatgttggttgattcataacccaaccaTTGAGTtgaaattatttaacccaaaaaagttgagttatgttaactcaatgttggttgattcataaccaaacttttgggttgaatttctttaacccaaaagttgagttatgctaactcaatgttggttgattcataacccaacttttgggttgaatttatttaacccaaaagctgagttatgctaactcaatgttggttgattcataaccaaactgttgggttgaatttatttaactcaaaagttgagttatgctaattcaatgttggttgattcataacccaaccaTTGAGTtgaaattatttaacccaaaaaagttgagttatgttaactcaatgttggttgattcataaccaaacttttgggttgaatttctttaacccaaaagttgagttatgctaactcaatgttggttgattcataacccaactgttgggttgaatttatttaactcaaaagttgagttatgctaattcaatgttggttgattcataaccaaaCTGTTGGGCTGAATTTGTTTAACTCAAAAAGTTCAGTTATGCTAagtcaatgttggttgattcataacccaactgttgagttgaat
This sequence is a window from Nerophis ophidion isolate RoL-2023_Sa linkage group LG09, RoL_Noph_v1.0, whole genome shotgun sequence. Protein-coding genes within it:
- the LOC133558908 gene encoding leucine-rich glioma-inactivated protein 1-like: MDPTSHRASPWLVVLALACAGLQVDCKRARQPRCPASCTCTKDNALCESTGLIPRAFPPDVISLSFVKSEFTEIPKESFIHTPALHLLLFTANNLEAINEDAFLGLPHLEYLFIENNQINSISPYAFRGLKTLVHLSLAYNNLETLPKDLFKGLEALTKVDLRGNQFTCDCKLKWLVEWIYSTNATVDQMYCKGPSALQDKGINDLMPQAFDCITTEFASYQSLKFESISVEAFSFGDDQLVVYAQPFIGKCSFMEWDHVEMVFRNFDDIDSTSTVICKPLVIDKQLFIIVAQLFGGSHIYKRDASANKFIKLQGIDILKIRKPNDVETFRIDGESFFVMADSSKAGSTTIYKWNGNGFYSHQSLHPWYRDTDVEYVDISSKPHLILSSSSQRPVIYQWNKGSKIFERRTDIPEMEDVYAVKHFLVKAELFICLTRFIGDSKVMRWDGALFRELQTVPSRGSMVFQPFSLAGWQYAILGSDYSFTQVYRWDAKKGELVHFQELNIQAPRAFTPVSIDNRRFLLASSFKGKTQIYEHLVIDLSD